From the genome of Ptychodera flava strain L36383 chromosome 22, AS_Pfla_20210202, whole genome shotgun sequence, one region includes:
- the LOC139122340 gene encoding uncharacterized protein, giving the protein MTLSCEDCGEYSSRVRLCQGDMHLCNGCNKKRFGGSKEDGGSERSRITNSGVVINELLCFIVNKMDVLTTDMLVKLCCDQFSDGEVEYAKRTVFELCCNDPGRLIKRQGQNKRFNNMMDMVKLLHEVDNEDLPCFVAKDLAKLPPIDTTHIDVSTLMVELKSLRREVAQMKDIAVRPEVTDFANELGLLRKEISAVKSCVDGLKKPEKVHVESDVISQVARYELPAVCEPLDFHCSLNKDPHTSSYADVVQSRAPAVKAKRPSQSDRLPTKASKNLSVNREEEFTVVSRRSKRRPPPVIGTAKFSEESTIKAVRSHPPFKFFITRFAPTTTPEAIISFIKNRCQVIVKCEQLKTKYDTYASFLIETTREFADKIRDPAIWPTGILVRRYY; this is encoded by the coding sequence ATGACTCTGTCCTGCGAAGACTGTGGTGAGTACTCGTCCCGAGTTCGTCTATGCCAAGGAGACATGCATCTGTGCAATGGTTGCAATAAGAAACGATTTGGTGGCAGTAAGGAAGACGGAGGAAGTGAACGAAGTAGGATAACCAACAGTGGTGTGGTAATTAACgaacttttatgttttattgtGAATAAGATGGATGTCCTAACAACTGACATGCTGGTGAAGTTATGTTGCGACCAATTTAGTGATGGCGAAGTAGAATATGCCAAGCGGACTGTCTTTGAGCTATGCTGTAATGACCCAGGGAGGTTGATAAAACGTCAGGGACAGAATAAACGATTTAATAATATGATGGATATGGTGAAATTGCTCCATGAAGTTGACAACGAAGACCTGCCATGCTTTGTAGCTAAAGATTTGGCAAAACTACCGCCAATTGATACTACCCACATTGACGTCTCCACTCTGATGGTAGAACTGAAGTCTTTAAGGCGAGAAGTGGCACAAATGAAAGACATTGCTGTGCGGCCTGAGGTGACTGATTTTGCAAATGAACTCGGTTTGTTACGGAAAGAAATTTCTGCAGTGAAAAGCTGCGTTGATGGTTTGAAGAAGCCTGAGAAGGTACATGTTGAAAGTGATGTGATTTCACAGGTGGCACGATATGAATTGCCAGCAGTTTGTGAGCCGTTGGACTTCCATTGTTCCTTGAACAAAGATCCTCATACGAGCTCGTATGCAGATGTGGTTCAATCTCGTGCACCTGCTGTCAAAGCTAAACGTCCATCACAATCTGATCGACTACCGACAAAGGCATCCAAAAATCTGTCCGTGAATAGAGAAGAGGAGTTCACTGTGGTATCGCGTCGTTCTAAACGTCGCCCTCCGCCTGTTATTGGTACTGCGAAATTTAGTGAAGAATCAACAATCAAAGCTGTTCGCTCTCATCCtcctttcaaattttttatcaCTCGATTCGCGCCTACAACGACTCCAGAAGCGattatttctttcatcaaaaaTCGCTGCCAAGTTATAGTCAAATGTGAACAattaaaaaccaaatatgacacaTATGCATCATTTTTGATTGAAACAACTCGTGAGTTTGCCGACAAAATACGTGACCCGGCAATATGGCCAACTGGAATCCTCGTCCGCAGATATTATTAA